The window TTGGAGAATTATTAGCATTCATTATTTAGAAGTAAAAATTTTTATATATTAAGAATTTTTTATAGAAAAACTAATAGCTTTATGAATAGATTTTTTTTTTAATAAAAACATAATAAATCTATCTAAACCTATAGCCATACCTGAATAATTTGGGATACCATATTTCATTGCTTTTAGTAAATAATTATCTACTCTTTTTATGGGTAAACCCATTAGTTTTCTTTTATTATTATCTTCGTCAAATCTTTTTTTTTGTTCTTTATAATTAGTTAACTCATGGAAACCATTACCTAATTCTACACCTTTAAAAAATACTTCAAATCTATTTGCTATATTTTTATTTTTTTTATTTATAGTTTCAGTAGTTTTTTGTGATGCTGGAAAATTGTATATTAATATTGGAGATATAAATCCTAATTTAGGTACAATATATAAATCAAATAATAATTGTAAATAATTATTTTTTATAAAAAAGTGATTATTTTTTTTTTCTTTTACAAAACCTATTTTTTTAATTAAAAATAATAATTTTTTTTGATTTACATGAAAAGGATTTATTTTTAAATATTTTAAAAAAATTTTTTTATATGAATAATTTTTAATTTTATTAAATCCAAATTTTTTAAAAAAAGAGTTTACTTCTAACATTAATTGTTTTAAATTATAATTTTTATGATACCATTCTAACATGGTAAATTCTGGATTATGATATCTACCAAACTCTCCATTACGAAAACTATGACATATTTGATAAATTGAATGATTTATTTTAGATGCAAGTATTCTTTTCATATGATATTCAGGACTAGTAATTAAAAATAATTCTTTTTTATTTGTAAAATAAGAAAAATTAGTACTAAATTGTTGTAAATAAATATTTGTATTTTCATATTTAGTTAATATTGGTGTTTCTACTTCAATAAAATTTTTTTTATCAAAAAAATTTCTTATTTTCTTTATTATAATAGCACGTTGAATTAAATCATTAATTTTAGCGCTAGTTAAGTAATTAGAATTTTTCATATTATTTAAAAATTAATAATTTTATTATTTAAATCGAGAAATATATTTTTTTTTTCTTGTATCAATTTTAATTATATCACCAATCTTAATAAAAGATGGAACTTTTATTATTTCTCCGTTACTCATTGTAGCCTTTTTATTATTATTTATAATACTTCCTTTCCCAATTATACTTGTATTTATTACTTTTAATTTTATAAAATTAGGTAATGTTAAAAATATAGGTAATTGATTCCAAAATGTTATAATATAGTCATATTGAGAAATTAACCATTTTTGTTTTTTTTTAATTATTTTATAACTAATAATAGTTTGTTCAAAACTATTTTGATCCATAAAATAATAAAAATAATCTGTTTCATTATACAAATATTTTAATTTCTTTTCTACAATATCTGCAGTATCTAAATTATAAGTTGATTTAAATGTTTTATCAATTAATTTTTCTGTAATTAAATTTCTCATTTTTATTCTTACAAATGCTTGTCCTTTCCCAGGTTTAACAAATTCATTAGATTCTATAATATAAGGTTGATTTAAAAATATAAATTTCATTCCAATCTTAAAATTATTACTACAATAATTAATCATGTTTTCTTTTTTTTAAAAAAATATTAATTTATTATTATATTATATTTATAAAATAAAATTATTCTATGAAAGAATTATGGTTAAAACAATTATCTAATAATATTGATAATAATTATGATCTTATTAAGATATTAAAAATTAAAAAAGAAAATAGTTATCCATTCTTATATAAAAAAAATAATATTTTTTTTAAAGTTAAAATACCTTTAATTTTTATAAAAAGAATAGAAAAAAAAAATTACAAAGATCCAATCTTATTACAATTTATCTTTAATAAAAAAGAATTAATTAAATATGATAAATATAATAATCATCCACTGAATGAACAATTTATTATTCCAGGTATGATACATAGATATAAAAATAGAGTATTAATACTAATTACAGGAATTTGTGCAGTACATTGTAGATATTGTTTTCGTAAAAATACT is drawn from Enterobacteriaceae endosymbiont of Donacia vulgaris and contains these coding sequences:
- the efp gene encoding elongation factor P — its product is MINYCSNNFKIGMKFIFLNQPYIIESNEFVKPGKGQAFVRIKMRNLITEKLIDKTFKSTYNLDTADIVEKKLKYLYNETDYFYYFMDQNSFEQTIISYKIIKKKQKWLISQYDYIITFWNQLPIFLTLPNFIKLKVINTSIIGKGSIINNNKKATMSNGEIIKVPSFIKIGDIIKIDTRKKKYISRFK
- the epmA gene encoding elongation factor P--(R)-beta-lysine ligase gives rise to the protein MKNSNYLTSAKINDLIQRAIIIKKIRNFFDKKNFIEVETPILTKYENTNIYLQQFSTNFSYFTNKKELFLITSPEYHMKRILASKINHSIYQICHSFRNGEFGRYHNPEFTMLEWYHKNYNLKQLMLEVNSFFKKFGFNKIKNYSYKKIFLKYLKINPFHVNQKKLLFLIKKIGFVKEKKNNHFFIKNNYLQLLFDLYIVPKLGFISPILIYNFPASQKTTETINKKNKNIANRFEVFFKGVELGNGFHELTNYKEQKKRFDEDNNKRKLMGLPIKRVDNYLLKAMKYGIPNYSGMAIGLDRFIMFLLKKKSIHKAISFSIKNS